ACGCAGCGACGCCCGCCCTTTCTGGCGCCAGACCCTGGCGCTGGAGGAAGGCGGGAGGGCGCTACCGCAATGCGGCAAGCCCTCCCGTGAGGGGTCACTCCGCGGCGGCGGGCTTGGGGCCGCTGCCGAGGCGCTCGCGCACCTTGGAGATGAGCGGCCAGAACAGCATCACCAGCGCCAGAGTGACGATGGAGCCCACCAGCGGGTTGGACCAGAAGATGCCGAGATTGCCCTGCGAGACCAGCATGGCCTGGCGGAAGGAGCTTTCCGCCATGTCGCCCAGCACCAGGGCAAGGACCAGCGGCGCCAGCGGATAGTTCAGCTTCTTGAAGACATAGCCGATGACGCCGAAGACCAGCATGACGGCGATGTCGAGCCCGGCATTGTGGACCGTGTAGGCCCCCACCGCGCAGATGACGAGGATGATGGGTGCGATCACCGAGAAGGGGATGCGCAGGATCGCGGCAAACAGCGGCACCGTGGTGAGCACCACAATGAGGCCGGCAATGTTGCCGAGATAGATGGAGGCGATGAGGCCCCACACGAAGTCCTTCTGCTCCACGAACAGAAGCGGCCCAGGCTGGAGGCCCCAGATGAGCAGGCCGCCCAGCAGCACCGCCGCCGTGGGCGATCCGGGGATGCCCAGGGTGAGCATGGGCAGGAGGGCCGAGGTGCCGGCCGCATGGGCCGCCACTTCCGGCATCACCACGCCCTCCAGCTCGCCCTTGCCGAAATTCTTGCCGTTCTTGGAGAATTTCTTGGCAAGGCCATAGCTCATGAAGGAGGCCGGGGTGGCGCCGCCGGGGGTGATGCCCATCCAGCAGCCCACAATGGCCGAGCGCAGCGCGCCCACCCACATGGCCGGCAGCTTGGCCCAGGTCTGGAACACCACCTTGGCGTTGATCTTGGCGCTCTTGCCCTTGAAGGCGAGGCCCTCTTCCATGGTCAAAAGGATTTCGCCCACGCCAAACAGGCCGATGACCGCCACCAGGAAGTCGAAGCCCCGCAGCAGCTCCACCGAGCCGAAGGTCATGCGCAACTGGCCGGTCACGGTGTCGATGCCCACGGCCGCCAGAGCGAAGCCCAGCGTCATGGCCGCCAGCACCTTGAAGGGCGATTCGCGCCCCATGCCCACGAAGGAGCAGAAGGTGAGCAGATAGACCGCGAAGAATTCCGCCGGCCCGAACTGCAGCGCGAACTTGGCGATGACCGGCGCCAGGAAGGTGATGAGCAGCACCGCGAAGAAGGCGCCGATGAAGGAGCCCGTGAAGGCGCCGGTGAGCGCCTCGCCCGCCTTGCCCCTCTGCGCCATGGGATGGCCGTCAAATGTTGTGGCCACCGACCAGGGCTCGCCTGGAATGTTGAACAGCACCGAGGTGATGGCGCCGCCGAACAGCGCTCCCCAATAGATGGAGGAGAGCATGATGATCGCCGAGACCGGCGACATGGAGAAGGTGAGCGGCAGCAGGATGGCCACGCCATTGGCGCCGCCAAGGCCCGGCAGCACGCCGATGAGCACGCCGAGCGCGATGCCCACGAACATGTAGACGATGTTCATGGGGTCGGCGAGAACGGAGAAACCTCCGATGAGGGATGAGAGCGCTTCCACGTATGTCCTCCCCAGCTCCCCGGCGCACGCAGCGCGGGGTGAACGGGTGATGATGAGAGGGATCTCGCCTGCGGCGGTCCGCGGCTGAGCCGGCGGGGCGCGCATGCGTCATCCCATGTTGGAGAAGTGAGCGGCCGTGGACCGGCCCTTCGGCCGGAGGCTCGGAGCGCGGGGTCCTCGCGAACCCTGGACGGCGAGCGCATCAATCAGGGCCGGCGGCACGCGGCCGGCGGCCAGGAGGGTCGTGAGGCCCCGGACCGGAGCGGGTCGGGAAACGTCAACCCGGCCCCAATGCGGGTCCTGGACGGCGCCCGCGAAACGCGGGCGGAGGCGCGCTCAGTAGCCGAGCGCGGTCTCGATCGGGCCCTTGGGCAGCGGCACCAGGAACCAGATTTCGAACATGACGAACAGGACGAGCGGAACGCCCACGGCGACGGGCGCGATCACCTGCCACTTATACTTGCCCAGCCACGCCATGAAGAAGGCGATGAAGATCATCGACGCCACATAGATGCCGATGACTTCGATCAGCACCACATAGACGATGGTGGGGACGAGAACCTTCAGTACCGAGCCCAATTGTTCGCGGTCGACGAAGTTGGTCAGGTTCGGGGTCTTGGTGACGAGGTTCTGGACGAGCGTACCGAGGCTCGCCACGAACATGATCAGCCCCACATAGAAGGGGAAGTAGCCGGCCTGCGGACCGTCCGACGCCCAACGCGCACCCACGCGCCAGCTGTCGGCCATCACCAGGGCCGCAACGCCCATGAACAGAAGGGCGACCACCACATCCATGGTGCGGGTGGTGACGGTGTGCTCGCTTTTTTCAGTTTCGGAACTCATGCCTCAATCCTCCGAACGGGAGATCGGCGCGTGGCGGAGAGGCGGAGGGCGAGGCGCCCTCCGCACCACCCGTCACTTCGCGACGAAACCTGCCTTTTCCATCAGCGAGAGGTGGGTCTGGGCGGCCTTGCCGAGCCAGGCCTTATATTCCTCACCCGTCAGCATGGTGGTGTTGAAGGCCCCCTTCTGCATGAAGTCCTTCCATTCGGGCGTCTCGCGCACCTTCTTGAACAGGTCCACATAATAGTCGACCTGGTCCTTGGTGACCCGCGGGGGCATGAAGATGCCGCGCAGCATCAAGTATTC
This genomic interval from Aquabacter sp. L1I39 contains the following:
- a CDS encoding tripartite tricarboxylate transporter TctB family protein, encoding MSSETEKSEHTVTTRTMDVVVALLFMGVAALVMADSWRVGARWASDGPQAGYFPFYVGLIMFVASLGTLVQNLVTKTPNLTNFVDREQLGSVLKVLVPTIVYVVLIEVIGIYVASMIFIAFFMAWLGKYKWQVIAPVAVGVPLVLFVMFEIWFLVPLPKGPIETALGY
- a CDS encoding tripartite tricarboxylate transporter permease produces the protein MEALSSLIGGFSVLADPMNIVYMFVGIALGVLIGVLPGLGGANGVAILLPLTFSMSPVSAIIMLSSIYWGALFGGAITSVLFNIPGEPWSVATTFDGHPMAQRGKAGEALTGAFTGSFIGAFFAVLLITFLAPVIAKFALQFGPAEFFAVYLLTFCSFVGMGRESPFKVLAAMTLGFALAAVGIDTVTGQLRMTFGSVELLRGFDFLVAVIGLFGVGEILLTMEEGLAFKGKSAKINAKVVFQTWAKLPAMWVGALRSAIVGCWMGITPGGATPASFMSYGLAKKFSKNGKNFGKGELEGVVMPEVAAHAAGTSALLPMLTLGIPGSPTAAVLLGGLLIWGLQPGPLLFVEQKDFVWGLIASIYLGNIAGLIVVLTTVPLFAAILRIPFSVIAPIILVICAVGAYTVHNAGLDIAVMLVFGVIGYVFKKLNYPLAPLVLALVLGDMAESSFRQAMLVSQGNLGIFWSNPLVGSIVTLALVMLFWPLISKVRERLGSGPKPAAAE